The Biomphalaria glabrata chromosome 15, xgBioGlab47.1, whole genome shotgun sequence region cagacacaaaatagagcagtgagattcataacaaacgaatattcacatttgactacatttagtaaaatcactaaatttagaaagccttcaggacagaagacttaaaagtaaagtagcaattatacataaaacactgaaacttaatcttcaaatacaaaaacaaaattcaataaaatactcagaaagacacaaagataaaggcacattcctcatcccatatgctaggacaaatttgtaaaaatactccttcttccctagtgctattagagcatggaatgggttgcctgagctagcaaggaaaaccagtgacttggcaaaatttaagtcattggttaatatgcatgactgaatgcatgacgcgtaggacgtaatcatcttcttttttgaagtaacgtctgtattatataagataagataagaaaatcaCATTTGTATACCAGTGGgcgggagaaggtttttccgttctgcctttaggcgttcagaaaacacaactctgctcgagtcgggtgtcaggtagccaagccaagccaagttcaagcgtacttagcctctcgacaaCACTTGTGTAGcaaatatatcaatattttttgtcTCTCCTGATGACAGGCGGAAACAGAAGTATGGCTAATGGAAACCGAAAACTTCTCGGAGCCCAATGGATGATAGTCGTACTGAGCTTTATAAGTGTCGGCGAGGCTCAGGTATGCAGCAATGCTAGTGGAACTGTTTGCGACTCATACTTTATGCTCTACAGAAGCCTACAACTCACGGGTGGTTGTTTTGTTGGTAGTTTGATAAGGCCTACACAGCTTGGCTGCGCCATGAATTGCTTCCATTCCAAGAATTGCACTGCCTTCAGCTACAACGTCAGCTCAAGAGTCTGCCAGACTTGCACGGGTAGCTTGATTAAGGCATTAACATTCTTCGGCGGAGACTTTTCTCTACAAAGAAAAATGTCGAAAATCAATCTGGCCCTTGATCCAGGGCCTCTGGAAACAATCATGTTTATTAATGTACCAGGAGGAGTAACCCCTGGTCGACTGGTAAGTAACTGTTCGTTCCTTTTTTAATTACGActatgtttgtttttcaagcGTTGGTTACTTTCTGCTTAACATATTGCCCTCTCTGCGCCTGGCTTGCTGAACTTGTCATGTTTGGACTAAAAAAGAGCCAAGAACTTATCTATTTTATGTTGTTGGTttaaactttcaaaaaaaaaaaaaaaaaaagaattagataagataaga contains the following coding sequences:
- the LOC129923203 gene encoding galectin-3-like; this translates as MANGNRKLLGAQWMIVVLSFISVGEAQVCSNASGTVCDSYFMLYRSLQLTGGCFVGSLIRPTQLGCAMNCFHSKNCTAFSYNVSSRVCQTCTGSLIKALTFFGGDFSLQRKMSKINLALDPGPLETIMFINVPGGVTPGRLLYIYATLLTNDSFNFDFTKYGNDSYIHFHFRARYDNATSKVIVLNHCWNGSWHSPEVLPSFAYPFSINQSFSIHVLVTPACFIIYVNQALCCQYNHSAPVEDINYVRVSGKIKVHEISI